A single region of the Rhodococcus sp. W8901 genome encodes:
- a CDS encoding heme o synthase encodes MRTGHRPSGHGFGSPAAASESKTARDTTTLWGRVSATILAYIALTKPRVIELLLVATIPAMLLADRGHIDLVLIISTLFGGWMGAASANSLNCVVDADIDKVMKRTALRPLARQAVPTRHAFVFGMTLGVASFLWLWWRANLLAGFLVVLTIAFYVLVYTMVLKRRTWQNVIWGGAAGCMPVMVGWAAVTGSLSWEPVVLFLIIFFWTPPHTWALAMRYKEDYKAAGVPMLPVIASEEHVTKQIVIYTWATVLASLALVPAAGWIYAGVTLLAGAWFLFVAHQLYNSVRGGTPIKPLKLFLQSNNYLAVVCCGLAVDSVLGWNTIASYF; translated from the coding sequence GTGCGTACAGGGCATCGGCCGAGCGGACATGGCTTCGGCAGCCCCGCCGCCGCATCCGAATCGAAGACTGCGCGGGACACCACCACGCTGTGGGGCCGCGTTTCGGCGACGATTCTGGCGTACATCGCATTGACGAAGCCGCGGGTGATCGAGCTGCTGCTCGTCGCCACGATTCCGGCGATGCTGCTCGCGGACCGCGGCCACATCGATCTCGTCCTCATCATCAGCACGCTGTTCGGTGGATGGATGGGCGCGGCGAGCGCCAACTCGCTCAACTGCGTCGTCGACGCCGACATCGACAAGGTGATGAAGCGGACGGCGCTGCGTCCCCTCGCACGTCAGGCCGTCCCGACCCGGCACGCTTTCGTGTTCGGCATGACGCTCGGTGTCGCCTCGTTCCTGTGGCTGTGGTGGCGCGCCAACCTGCTCGCCGGGTTCCTCGTGGTTCTCACCATCGCCTTCTACGTGCTCGTCTACACGATGGTGCTCAAGCGCCGGACGTGGCAGAACGTGATCTGGGGCGGCGCCGCCGGCTGCATGCCGGTCATGGTCGGCTGGGCCGCGGTCACCGGATCGCTGAGCTGGGAGCCGGTCGTCCTGTTCCTGATCATCTTCTTCTGGACGCCGCCGCACACCTGGGCGCTCGCGATGCGCTACAAGGAGGACTACAAGGCTGCCGGTGTCCCGATGCTCCCGGTCATCGCGTCCGAGGAACACGTCACCAAGCAGATCGTGATCTACACGTGGGCGACGGTCCTCGCGTCGCTGGCGCTGGTCCCGGCGGCCGGCTGGATCTACGCGGGCGTCACCCTGCTGGCCGGCGCGTGGTTCCTGTTCGTCGCTCACCAGCTGTACAACAGCGTGCGCGGCGGCACCCCGATCAAGCCGCTCAAGCTGTTCCTGCAGTCCAACAACTACCTCGCGGTCGTGTGCTGCGGACTCGCCGTCGACTCCGTGCTCGGCTGGAACACCATCGCCAGTTACTTCTGA
- a CDS encoding quinone oxidoreductase family protein, translating to MRAIVVSQFGGPEVLVPTEVPDPEIGPGDLLVATEAIGINFIDTYFRTGTYARDVPYVPGDEGSGVVLEVGSDVTDFAVGDRVAWAAAAAGYAEKVAVPAAVAVKVPAGVAPEFAASALLQGMTAHYLIESAFPAQAGDTVLVHAGAGGVGLLLTQMAAAKDVKVITTVSSDEKESLSREAGAWRVLRYGAGLADQVRELTGGEGVAAVYDGVGKDTFDASLASLRIRGTLVLFGAASGPVAPFDLQRLNSSGSLYVTRPTLAHYVRNREELTWRAGVVLDAIAAGTLKLRVGGTYPLADAAQAHRDLEGRRTIGSIVLVP from the coding sequence ATGCGTGCAATCGTGGTGTCCCAGTTCGGCGGTCCGGAGGTTCTCGTCCCCACAGAGGTGCCCGATCCGGAGATCGGCCCCGGTGACCTGCTGGTTGCCACGGAGGCGATCGGCATCAACTTCATCGACACGTACTTCCGCACCGGAACCTATGCCCGCGACGTCCCATACGTGCCCGGCGACGAGGGGTCCGGCGTGGTCCTCGAGGTCGGGTCCGACGTCACCGACTTCGCGGTGGGCGACCGCGTCGCGTGGGCGGCCGCGGCCGCCGGCTACGCGGAGAAGGTCGCGGTGCCCGCCGCGGTGGCGGTGAAGGTGCCCGCCGGCGTGGCTCCCGAGTTCGCGGCGTCGGCGCTGCTGCAGGGCATGACCGCGCACTACCTGATCGAGTCGGCGTTTCCCGCGCAGGCCGGGGACACCGTCCTCGTGCACGCCGGAGCCGGCGGGGTGGGCCTGCTGCTCACCCAGATGGCCGCCGCGAAGGACGTCAAGGTCATCACGACGGTGTCGAGCGACGAGAAGGAATCGCTGTCGCGCGAGGCCGGCGCGTGGCGGGTCCTACGGTACGGTGCCGGGCTCGCGGACCAGGTTCGTGAGCTCACCGGCGGCGAAGGGGTCGCCGCCGTGTACGACGGCGTCGGCAAGGACACGTTCGACGCGAGTCTCGCGTCGTTGCGGATCCGCGGCACCCTCGTGCTGTTCGGGGCCGCCAGCGGACCCGTCGCGCCCTTCGACCTGCAGCGTCTGAACTCCTCCGGATCGCTGTACGTCACCCGCCCCACGCTCGCGCACTACGTGCGGAATCGGGAAGAGCTGACGTGGCGCGCCGGTGTGGTACTGGACGCCATCGCCGCCGGGACATTGAAACTGCGCGTGGGCGGCACATATCCCCTCGCGGACGCCGCGCAGGCGCACCGGGACCTCGAGGGACGCCGGACCATCGGGTCGATCGTGCTGGTGCCCTAG
- the tkt gene encoding transketolase, whose protein sequence is MSITDEIRVLTQPVHPADWTDLDTKAVDTVRVLAADAVQKVGNGHPGTAMSLAPLAYTMFQRVLRHDPKNPEWVGRDRFVLSCGHSSLTLYLQLYLSGYGLELSDIEALRTWGSLTPGHPEYGHTVGVEMTTGPLGQGLASSVGMAMAARRERGLFDPDAAAGASPFDHYVYVIASDGDMEEGVTSEASSIAGVQQLGNLVVFYDDNKISIEHDTAIALGEDVAKRYEAYGWHVQTVEGGENVSAILDAVEAAKAVTDKPSIILLRTIIGYPAPTMMNTGDVHGAALGAEEVAGVKRALGFDPEKSFDVDPAALAHAREVLDRGAAAHAQWQADFDAWAAREPERKALFDRLHAGEFPEGWTDNLPTWDADAKGVATRKASGKTLNALGPILPELWGGSADLAGSNNTTIDGSDSFGPTSISTKDWNAQPYGRTLHFGIREHAMGSILNGIVLHGPTRAYGGTFLVFSDYMRPAVRLASLMKTPAIYVWTHDSIGLGEDGPTHQPIEHLAALRAIPNMSVIRPGDANETAQAWKAALEHKTGPTALALTRQDIPVLEGTRDKAAEGVARGAYILAEASTGTPEVILLGTGSELQLAVAAREVLEADGIATRVVSVPCLDWFEQQDQAYRDAVLPPAVRARVSVEAGIAMPWYKFIGSDGEAVSIEHYGASADYKTLFREFGFTAEAVTDAARRTLARVKG, encoded by the coding sequence GTGTCGATCACAGACGAGATCCGCGTCCTCACGCAACCGGTCCACCCTGCCGATTGGACCGACCTGGACACCAAGGCCGTCGACACCGTCCGAGTCCTCGCCGCGGACGCCGTCCAGAAGGTCGGCAACGGCCACCCGGGCACCGCGATGAGCCTCGCACCTCTCGCCTACACCATGTTCCAGCGGGTGTTGCGCCACGATCCGAAGAACCCGGAATGGGTGGGTCGCGACCGCTTCGTCCTGTCCTGCGGCCACAGCAGCCTGACGCTGTACCTGCAGCTGTACTTGTCGGGTTACGGACTCGAGCTGTCCGACATCGAGGCACTGCGCACGTGGGGCTCGCTGACCCCGGGCCACCCGGAGTACGGCCACACGGTCGGCGTCGAGATGACCACCGGGCCGCTCGGCCAGGGCCTGGCGTCCTCGGTCGGCATGGCGATGGCCGCCCGCCGCGAGCGCGGCCTGTTCGATCCGGACGCCGCGGCCGGCGCCAGCCCGTTCGACCACTACGTCTACGTGATCGCCTCCGACGGTGACATGGAGGAAGGCGTCACGTCGGAGGCGTCGTCGATCGCCGGTGTCCAGCAGTTGGGCAACCTCGTCGTCTTCTACGACGACAACAAGATCTCGATCGAACACGACACCGCGATCGCCCTCGGCGAGGACGTCGCCAAGCGCTACGAGGCGTACGGCTGGCATGTGCAGACCGTCGAGGGCGGCGAGAACGTCTCCGCGATCCTCGACGCTGTCGAGGCCGCCAAGGCGGTCACCGACAAGCCGTCGATCATCCTGCTCCGCACGATCATCGGCTACCCGGCGCCGACCATGATGAACACCGGCGACGTGCACGGTGCCGCTCTGGGCGCCGAAGAGGTCGCCGGCGTCAAGCGGGCCCTCGGATTCGACCCGGAGAAGAGCTTCGACGTCGATCCGGCCGCGCTCGCGCACGCCCGTGAGGTCCTGGATCGAGGCGCCGCGGCACACGCACAGTGGCAGGCCGACTTCGACGCGTGGGCCGCTCGCGAGCCCGAGCGCAAGGCGCTGTTCGACCGCCTCCACGCCGGCGAGTTCCCCGAGGGCTGGACCGACAACCTGCCGACGTGGGACGCGGACGCCAAGGGCGTCGCCACCCGCAAGGCGTCGGGCAAGACCCTCAACGCGCTGGGCCCGATCCTGCCGGAGCTGTGGGGCGGCTCGGCCGACCTCGCCGGCAGCAACAACACCACGATCGACGGTTCCGACTCGTTCGGTCCGACGTCGATCTCCACCAAGGACTGGAACGCGCAGCCCTACGGCCGGACGCTGCACTTCGGCATCCGCGAGCACGCGATGGGCTCGATCCTCAACGGCATCGTGCTGCACGGACCCACCCGCGCCTACGGCGGCACGTTCCTCGTGTTCAGCGACTACATGCGTCCCGCGGTCCGACTGGCGTCGCTGATGAAGACGCCGGCGATCTACGTGTGGACGCACGACTCCATCGGTCTCGGCGAGGACGGCCCCACGCACCAGCCGATCGAGCACCTGGCCGCGCTGCGTGCGATCCCGAACATGTCCGTGATCCGTCCGGGTGACGCGAACGAGACCGCGCAGGCCTGGAAGGCCGCGCTCGAACACAAGACCGGCCCCACCGCCCTGGCCCTGACCCGTCAGGACATCCCGGTCCTCGAGGGCACCCGCGACAAGGCCGCCGAGGGCGTCGCCCGTGGCGCGTACATCCTGGCCGAGGCGTCGACGGGCACCCCCGAGGTGATCCTGCTGGGTACCGGTTCGGAGCTGCAGCTGGCCGTCGCCGCCCGCGAGGTGCTCGAAGCCGACGGCATCGCCACCCGCGTCGTGTCGGTCCCCTGCCTCGACTGGTTCGAGCAGCAGGACCAGGCCTACCGCGACGCGGTGCTGCCGCCGGCGGTGCGGGCCCGCGTCTCCGTCGAGGCCGGTATCGCGATGCCGTGGTACAAGTTCATCGGCAGTGACGGCGAGGCCGTGTCGATCGAGCACTACGGCGCTTCCGCCGACTACAAGACGCTGTTCCGCGAGTTCGGCTTCACGGCCGAGGCGGTCACCGATGCGGCTCGCCGCACCCTCGCACGTGTGAAGGGATGA
- a CDS encoding COX15/CtaA family protein: MLYRGFVSLVNRLPLPSLAVQKWIAIAVIVTQGGIAVTGSVVRVTASGLGCTTWPQCYPGSFVPTGDSTAPWFHQTIEFGNRLLTFLVIATAAAVVLAVTRAARRREVLVYAWLMPLSTVAQAVLGGITVLTGLLWWTVALHLLVSMAMVWLSVMLYHKIDQPDDGVEVTTLPKQLSWLTALTGVALAGTLVAGTMVTGAGPHAGDKNPERTVERLDLDITNLVHLHAELLVGYLALLIGLGFGLYAVGASAEVKLRLKVVIALVVAQACVGLVQFWTHVPAVLVTIHVALAGACTAATAALYAAGRIREPVADRAEAETVASA, encoded by the coding sequence GTGCTGTATCGCGGGTTTGTGAGCCTGGTCAACCGTCTACCGCTGCCGTCGCTTGCGGTCCAGAAGTGGATCGCGATCGCGGTGATCGTGACGCAGGGCGGCATCGCGGTCACCGGATCGGTGGTCCGCGTGACGGCATCCGGCCTCGGATGCACCACCTGGCCGCAGTGCTACCCGGGCAGTTTCGTCCCGACCGGTGATTCGACGGCGCCCTGGTTCCACCAGACCATCGAGTTCGGTAACCGCCTGCTCACGTTCCTGGTGATCGCGACCGCCGCCGCGGTGGTCCTCGCGGTCACGCGCGCGGCGCGGCGGCGCGAGGTGCTCGTGTACGCGTGGCTGATGCCGCTGTCGACCGTCGCGCAGGCGGTGCTCGGCGGGATCACGGTGCTCACCGGGCTGCTCTGGTGGACGGTGGCGCTGCACCTGCTGGTGTCGATGGCAATGGTGTGGCTGTCGGTGATGCTGTACCACAAGATCGACCAACCGGACGACGGCGTCGAGGTCACCACCCTGCCCAAGCAGCTGAGCTGGCTGACCGCCCTCACCGGCGTCGCGCTGGCCGGCACGTTGGTGGCGGGAACGATGGTGACCGGTGCCGGCCCGCACGCCGGTGACAAGAACCCGGAGCGCACGGTCGAACGTCTGGACCTCGACATCACCAACCTGGTGCACCTGCATGCCGAGTTGCTCGTCGGCTACCTGGCGCTGCTGATCGGCCTGGGCTTCGGCCTGTACGCAGTCGGGGCGAGCGCCGAGGTGAAGCTGCGCCTGAAGGTCGTGATCGCGCTGGTCGTCGCACAGGCGTGCGTCGGACTCGTGCAGTTCTGGACGCACGTGCCGGCCGTGCTGGTGACGATCCACGTGGCGCTCGCCGGTGCGTGCACCGCCGCGACCGCTGCCCTGTACGCGGCGGGCCGGATCCGCGAGCCGGTGGCCGACCGCGCCGAAGCCGAAACTGTCGCGTCGGCCTGA
- a CDS encoding ABC transporter permease, whose product MSVTHHDRLADNRFADGTFTPRPQPAPAARMLAAQTRLELTLLLRNGEQLLITMFIPITLLIGLTLLPVGDFGDDRVDTIVPAVMMVAIMSTAFTGQAIAVGFDRRYGALKRLGATPLPRWGIIAGKSAAVVIVVAMQSLLLGAIGFALGWRPEVLGLLLGGVVIALGTVTFAALGLLLGGTLRAEIVLALANILWFVMAGVGSVIFADQLHSGVRIGAQLIPSGALAQALEDATTGSINVMCVAVLAVWAAVAGFVATRTFKFT is encoded by the coding sequence ATGAGCGTGACGCACCACGACCGCCTGGCCGACAACCGATTCGCCGACGGTACCTTCACGCCGCGCCCGCAGCCGGCGCCCGCGGCCCGCATGCTCGCCGCACAGACCCGGCTCGAGCTCACGCTGCTGCTGCGCAACGGCGAGCAGTTGCTCATCACGATGTTCATCCCGATCACCCTGCTGATCGGTCTGACTCTTCTCCCCGTCGGCGACTTCGGCGACGACCGCGTCGACACCATCGTCCCGGCCGTGATGATGGTCGCGATCATGTCGACGGCGTTCACGGGGCAGGCGATCGCGGTCGGCTTCGACCGGCGCTACGGCGCGCTGAAACGACTCGGGGCCACTCCCCTGCCGCGCTGGGGCATCATCGCGGGCAAGAGCGCGGCTGTCGTCATCGTCGTCGCGATGCAGTCCCTCCTGCTCGGAGCCATCGGCTTCGCCCTGGGCTGGCGGCCCGAGGTGCTCGGACTGCTCCTCGGCGGCGTCGTCATCGCGCTCGGCACGGTCACGTTCGCGGCGCTCGGCCTGTTGCTCGGCGGCACGCTGCGCGCCGAGATCGTTCTCGCCCTCGCCAACATCCTGTGGTTCGTGATGGCCGGTGTCGGCAGCGTCATCTTCGCCGATCAACTGCACAGTGGTGTCCGGATCGGCGCGCAGCTCATCCCGTCTGGGGCGCTGGCGCAGGCCCTCGAGGACGCGACCACGGGCAGCATCAACGTCATGTGCGTGGCAGTGCTGGCGGTGTGGGCGGCGGTGGCCGGTTTCGTCGCGACCCGCACCTTCAAGTTCACCTGA
- a CDS encoding ABC transporter ATP-binding protein, whose translation MVRASNTTSNRGGPAVRLEGVVKSFGDLRAVDGLDLTLESAQVLALLGPNGAGKTTTVEMCEGFVSPDAGSVRVLGLDPIADSAALRPRIGVMLQGGGAYPGSKAGEMLDLVASYSADPLDPEWLLKSLGLQDARRTPYRRLSGGQQQRLALACALVGRPELVFLDEPTAGLDAQARLLVWELIDALRRDGVSVLLTTHLMDEAEELADELVIIDHGQIVASGTPSEVTRTGAEGQLSLVAPPGLDLERLRAVLPADYQALERTPGNYAVRGTIDPHIVAAVTSWCAGQDALATEIRVDQRRLEDVFLELTGRDLRG comes from the coding sequence ATTGTCAGAGCGTCGAACACGACGTCCAACAGGGGCGGTCCCGCCGTGCGACTCGAGGGCGTGGTCAAGTCGTTCGGCGACCTGCGCGCGGTCGACGGACTCGACCTCACGCTCGAGTCCGCGCAGGTACTTGCCCTGCTCGGCCCCAACGGCGCCGGCAAGACCACGACCGTCGAAATGTGCGAGGGCTTCGTCTCCCCCGATGCCGGGTCGGTGCGCGTCCTCGGTCTCGACCCCATCGCCGACTCGGCCGCCCTGCGCCCGCGGATCGGCGTCATGCTCCAGGGCGGCGGCGCCTACCCCGGATCGAAGGCCGGGGAGATGCTCGACCTCGTGGCGTCATACTCGGCCGACCCGCTCGATCCCGAGTGGCTCCTGAAGAGCCTCGGATTGCAGGACGCGCGCCGGACGCCGTACCGACGACTGTCCGGTGGCCAGCAGCAGCGCCTCGCGCTCGCATGCGCACTCGTCGGGCGCCCCGAGCTGGTGTTCCTCGACGAACCGACCGCCGGCCTGGACGCGCAGGCCCGTCTGCTGGTGTGGGAGCTGATCGACGCCCTGCGCCGCGACGGCGTCAGCGTCCTGCTGACCACGCACCTGATGGACGAGGCCGAGGAACTGGCCGACGAACTGGTCATCATCGACCACGGGCAGATCGTCGCGTCCGGTACACCGTCCGAGGTCACCCGGACCGGGGCCGAGGGCCAGCTGAGCCTCGTCGCGCCGCCCGGTCTCGACCTCGAGCGTCTGCGCGCCGTCCTGCCTGCCGACTACCAGGCCCTCGAGCGCACTCCCGGCAACTACGCGGTGCGCGGCACCATCGATCCGCACATCGTCGCGGCGGTCACGTCGTGGTGTGCCGGACAGGACGCGCTCGCCACGGAGATCCGGGTGGACCAGCGCCGACTCGAGGACGTCTTCCTCGAACTCACCGGACGGGACCTGAGGGGATGA
- the tal gene encoding transaldolase: MTDTATQNANLAALSAAGVSVWLDDLSRTRLETGNLAELIATRSVVGVTTNPTIFQGALTKGEAYDAQLRELAKNGADVDETVRALTTDDVRAACEVLAPQAEASDGVDGRVSIEVDPRLAHETDATVAQAIELWKLVDRDNLLIKIPATKAGLPAITRVIAEGISVNVTLIFSVERYEAVIDAYLAGLEAAKSAGHDLSKIHSVASFFVSRVDSEIDGQLEKISSDAALALRGKAGLANARLAYASYQQVFEGGSRWEALAAAGARVQRPLWASTGVKNPDYSDTLYVTELVAPHTVNTMPEKTMEAVADHGVVSGDTISGTAAASQAVFDQLAAVGIDIPAVFDKLETEGVDKFEVSWNELLDAISEQLTAARES, translated from the coding sequence ATGACTGACACCGCAACCCAGAATGCAAACCTCGCGGCGCTGTCCGCGGCGGGTGTGTCCGTGTGGCTCGACGATCTGTCGCGCACGCGGCTCGAGACCGGCAACCTCGCGGAGCTGATCGCGACCCGCAGCGTCGTCGGCGTCACTACCAACCCGACGATCTTCCAGGGCGCCCTCACCAAGGGCGAGGCGTACGACGCGCAGCTGCGCGAGCTCGCGAAGAACGGCGCCGACGTCGACGAGACCGTCCGCGCGCTCACCACGGACGACGTCCGGGCAGCGTGCGAGGTGCTGGCCCCGCAGGCCGAGGCCTCCGACGGTGTCGACGGCCGGGTGTCGATCGAGGTCGATCCGCGACTGGCACACGAGACCGACGCGACGGTGGCGCAGGCCATCGAACTGTGGAAGCTCGTCGACCGCGACAACCTGCTGATCAAGATCCCGGCCACCAAGGCGGGTCTGCCCGCGATCACCCGGGTGATCGCGGAGGGCATCAGCGTCAACGTCACGCTGATCTTCTCGGTCGAGCGCTACGAGGCCGTCATCGACGCGTACCTCGCGGGCCTCGAGGCCGCGAAGTCCGCCGGACACGATCTGTCGAAGATCCACTCGGTCGCGTCGTTCTTCGTCTCCCGCGTGGACAGCGAGATCGACGGACAGCTCGAGAAGATCAGCTCGGACGCGGCGCTCGCACTGCGCGGCAAGGCCGGTTTGGCCAACGCCCGCCTCGCGTACGCCTCGTACCAGCAGGTGTTCGAGGGCGGGTCGCGCTGGGAGGCGCTGGCCGCCGCCGGCGCCCGCGTGCAGCGTCCGCTGTGGGCCTCGACCGGTGTGAAGAATCCCGACTACTCGGACACGCTGTACGTCACCGAGCTCGTCGCCCCTCACACGGTCAACACGATGCCGGAGAAGACCATGGAAGCGGTCGCCGATCACGGCGTCGTCTCCGGGGACACCATCTCGGGCACCGCCGCGGCGTCGCAGGCCGTCTTCGACCAGCTCGCCGCCGTCGGTATCGACATCCCCGCGGTGTTCGACAAGCTCGAGACGGAGGGCGTGGACAAGTTCGAGGTCTCGTGGAACGAGCTCCTCGACGCGATCTCGGAGCAGCTCACCGCTGCTCGAGAGAGCTGA
- the zwf gene encoding glucose-6-phosphate dehydrogenase, whose translation MSGPAADGWTNPLRDSRDRRLPRIAGPCGLVIFGVTGDLARKKLMPAVYDLANRGLLPPGFALVGFARRDWVDQDFAQVVHDAVREHARTPFSEDVWEQLAKGIRFVQGSFDDAEAFTNLSNTLDALDRERGTRGNHAFYLSIPPAQFPTVCEQLSTSGLAKSADGQWRRVVIEKPFGHDLESAQELNAVVNNVFPEDTVFRIDHYLGKETVQNILALRFANQLFDPIWNAHYVDHVQITMAEDIGLGGRAGYYDGIGAARDVIQNHLLQLLAFTAMEEPISFEPSELQAEKIKVLSATRLAEPLDETTARGQYAGGWQGGRKVVGLLEEEGFAKDSTTETYAAITLEVDTRRWAGVPFYLRTGKRLGRRVTEIAVVFKRAPHLPFDATMTEDLGQNALVIRVQPDEGVTMRFGSKVPGSSMEVRDVNMDFSYGQAFTESSPEAYERLILDVLLGEPSLFPVNAEVELSWKILDPVLEHWAKQGKPEPYEAGTWGPPSAQEMMRRTGREWRRP comes from the coding sequence GTGAGCGGACCCGCGGCGGACGGTTGGACCAACCCACTTCGGGACAGCAGGGACCGGCGACTGCCTCGCATCGCCGGCCCCTGTGGCCTGGTGATCTTCGGTGTCACCGGCGATTTGGCTCGCAAGAAGCTGATGCCCGCGGTCTACGACCTCGCCAACAGAGGCCTCCTGCCGCCCGGGTTCGCTCTGGTCGGGTTCGCCCGGCGTGACTGGGTGGACCAGGATTTCGCCCAGGTCGTGCACGACGCCGTGCGCGAGCACGCCCGCACACCGTTCAGCGAGGACGTGTGGGAGCAGCTCGCGAAGGGCATTCGCTTCGTGCAGGGCAGCTTCGACGACGCCGAGGCCTTCACGAACCTCTCGAACACCCTCGACGCCCTGGACCGTGAACGCGGCACCCGCGGCAATCACGCTTTCTACCTGTCGATTCCGCCCGCCCAGTTCCCCACGGTGTGCGAACAGCTGTCGACGTCGGGTCTGGCCAAGTCCGCCGACGGGCAGTGGCGCCGGGTGGTCATCGAGAAGCCGTTCGGGCACGACCTCGAGAGCGCGCAGGAACTCAATGCGGTGGTGAACAACGTGTTCCCGGAGGACACGGTGTTCCGCATCGATCACTACCTGGGCAAGGAGACGGTCCAGAACATCCTGGCGCTGCGGTTCGCGAACCAGTTGTTCGACCCGATCTGGAACGCGCACTACGTCGACCACGTGCAGATCACGATGGCCGAGGACATCGGTCTCGGGGGGCGCGCCGGGTACTACGACGGTATCGGCGCCGCACGGGACGTCATCCAGAACCACCTGCTGCAGCTGCTGGCGTTCACCGCGATGGAGGAGCCGATCAGCTTCGAACCGTCCGAGCTGCAGGCCGAGAAGATCAAGGTGCTCTCCGCGACCCGCCTCGCCGAGCCCCTCGACGAGACCACCGCACGCGGTCAGTACGCCGGTGGGTGGCAGGGCGGACGCAAGGTCGTCGGCCTCCTCGAGGAGGAGGGATTCGCGAAGGACTCCACCACCGAGACCTACGCGGCGATCACCCTCGAGGTGGACACCCGCCGCTGGGCCGGGGTGCCGTTCTACCTGCGTACGGGAAAACGGCTGGGCCGCAGGGTCACCGAGATCGCCGTCGTGTTCAAGCGGGCCCCGCATCTGCCGTTCGACGCGACCATGACCGAGGACCTCGGCCAGAACGCCCTCGTGATCCGGGTCCAGCCCGACGAGGGCGTCACCATGCGGTTCGGCTCCAAGGTGCCGGGATCGAGCATGGAGGTCCGGGACGTCAACATGGACTTCAGCTATGGACAGGCGTTCACCGAGTCCTCCCCGGAGGCCTACGAGCGGCTGATCCTCGATGTCCTGCTGGGCGAGCCGTCCCTGTTCCCCGTCAACGCCGAGGTCGAGTTGTCGTGGAAGATCCTCGACCCGGTCCTCGAACACTGGGCGAAGCAGGGCAAGCCCGAGCCCTACGAGGCAGGCACGTGGGGTCCGCCGTCGGCGCAGGAAATGATGCGCCGCACCGGTCGTGAATGGAGAAGGCCGTGA